One Setaria viridis chromosome 7, Setaria_viridis_v4.0, whole genome shotgun sequence genomic region harbors:
- the LOC117864370 gene encoding uncharacterized protein, which translates to MESSRRVSLLLLGIIGCCACLVCRAQIPIPARTDGFVYGGKPPAWGETVVVEAFFDPVCPDSRDAWPALKKAVEHYGSRVSVVVHLFPLPYHSYAFIACRSIHTVNKLNPSFVYPLLEKFFKYQEGYYNQPTYTKSRATVVDEITKNLVVSIIGETNLAAYKAGFNDSQSDQAARISFKNGCARGVTGTPYFFVNGIPINDSGSPLDYKYWISILDALVGKM; encoded by the exons ATGGAATCCAGCCGTCGTGTCTCTCTTCTGCTCCTGGGGATCATCGGGTGCTGCGCGTGCTTGGTCTGCCGCGCGCAGATCCCGATCCCGGCGAGGACGGACGGGTTCGTGTACGGCGGGAAGCCGCCGGCGTGGGGCGAGACGGTGGTGGTTGAGGCGTTCTTCGACCCGGTCTGCCCCGACAGCCGCGACGCGTGGCCGGCGCTCAAGAAGGCCGTCGAGCACTACGGCTCGCGCGTGTCTGTCGTTGTGCACCTCTTCCCGCTACC TTACCACAGCTATGCCTTCATTGCTTGCCGGTCAATTCATACGGTGAACAAGCTAAACCCATCATTCGTGTATCCTCTGCTCGAGAAATTCTTCAAATACCAG GAAGGTTATTATAACCAGCCAACCTACACGAAATCAAGAGCTACAGTAGTTGATGAAATAACTAAAAACCTTGTCGTGTCCATCATTGGCGAAACCAATTTGGCCGCATACAAAGCAGGCTTCAACGATTCACAATCTGATCAAGCTGCAAGGATATCTTTCAAG AACGGTTGTGCACGAGGTGTGACTGGGACTCCCTACTTCTTTGTGAATGGCATACCAATCAACGATTCTGGTTCTCCTCTGGACTACAAGTATTGGATATCTATCCTTGATGCGTTGGTTGGCAAGATGTAA